From Anoplopoma fimbria isolate UVic2021 breed Golden Eagle Sablefish chromosome 11, Afim_UVic_2022, whole genome shotgun sequence, one genomic window encodes:
- the hirip3 gene encoding HIRA-interacting protein 3, translating to MEMEETETETEESRVRRFVCVQLRQQPDLSTLTLGILKRRYLAHVQCESLSPEARTIMKQVVEEELMKMQDNDENGSELETSKKPQNKRKREEDEVISGKEEEEDDDDDEQSTAKKSRRQSSSPSKSVEKDDSKTGSESEEEEIIKSETEDAEQEVKKLQQKTKANSKQHISSEDSTDEENEKNKSNCAENPKEMVKKRTNATKNGEKRSSNTSQGKKTPQSDEENETDADSKSEKSEKINGNDSSDDSGKDEKVSVEHKNDDLDSDSSSLPSLDDEQHRVKEKTQDDKKKKAPKKEKIKEEKKEKSAKSQKDEDKAVLRLKRYISLCGLRPNYKKLLDGCRSVRSQVAVLKKELDGLGVDGQPSIKKCKKVRMKREESRELAELDVSNIIATTGRPKRRGASAWQDQNSPPSSTYLRSLNSGSDSDEENNSHRGQRRATDWANLQGIISDDAESN from the exons atggagatggaggagacagagacagagacagaggagtcCCGCGTCCGACGCTTTGTGTGCGTTCAGCTCCGACAGCAGCCCGACCTCAG CACGCTCACTTTAGGGATTTTAAAAAGGAGATATCTGGCACATGTGCAATGTGAATCCTTAAGTCCAGAGGCCAGAACTATCATGAAACAGGTGGTAGAAGAGGAACTGATGAAAATGCAG GACAATGATGAAAATGGAAGTGAGTTGGAGACCAGCAAGAAGCCCCAAAacaaaaggaagagagaagaagatgaggTGATAAgtgggaaagaagaagaagaagatgatgatgatgatgaacagtCCACGGCAAAGAAATCACGTCGTCAGTCAAGTTCACCATCAA AATCTGTGGAAAAAGATGACtccaaaacaggaagtgagagtgaggaagaagagataaTTAAATCTGAAACTGAGGACGCAGAGCAAGAGGTGAAAAAATTACagcaaaagacaaaagcaaacagTAAACAACATATTAGCAGTGAAGACTCAACAGATGAGGAAAACGAGAAGAACAAGAGTAACTGTGCAGAAAATCCAAAAGAAATGGTGAAGAAGAGAACTAATGCTACAAAgaatggagagaagagaagcagcAATACAAGTCAAGGAAAGAAAACGCCACAAAGTGATGAAGAAAATGAAACTGACGCGGATAGCAAGTCAGAAAAGAGTGAGAAAATCAACGGCAATGACTCCTCAGACGACAGTGGAAAAG ATGAAAAAGTCTCGGTGGAACACAAAAATGACGACTTAGACTCTGATTCGTCGTCGCTCCCCTCATTGGACGATGAACAGCatagagtaaaagaaaaaacgcaagatgataaaaagaagaaagccccaaaaaaagagaagataaaggaggagaaaaaagaaaagagcgcAAAAAGTCAAAAG GATGAAGACAAAGCTGTTTTGAGGCTCAAGCGCTacatttctctttgtggtttGAGGCCGAATTACAAGAAGCTCCTCGATGGCTGTCGCTCTGTCCGCTCCCAGGTGGCTGTTCTGAAGAAGGAGCTTGACGGTCTTGGTGTCGATG gtCAGCCATCTattaagaaatgcaaaaaagtcAGAATGAAAAGAGAGGAATCTCGGGAACTAGCTGAACTCGATGTCAGCAACATCATTGCCACAACAG GTCGACCGAAACGCAGAGGAGCCTCAGCATGGCAGGATCAGAATAGCCCTCCGTCCTCGACATATCTGCGCTCTCTGAACTCTGGCTCTGATAGCGACGAGGAAAACAACTCCCACAGAGGGCAGAGGAGAGCTACAGACTGGGCCAACCTGCAGGGGATCATCAGCGACGATGCAGAAAGCAACTGA
- the antkmt gene encoding adenine nucleotide translocase lysine N-methyltransferase, with protein MDNDAPDEAFADFRKKQLGGWGVAQIAAGTGLTVYAIWVGIIQPGFRKVPLRLQVPYIPASRAQVAHVMTLLRGRKGGLVDLGSGDGRIVLEAHQQGFTPAIGYELNPWLVRLSHFNAWRAGHHEKVSYRKEDLWKVDLRECRNVTVFLAPSVLSLLQQKLHTELPNDALVVAGRFPFPDWTPCRIEGHGVDRAWAYSMQAQRQHTSKKNDKLTESNLNNELTKEE; from the exons ATGGATAACGATGCACCAGATGAGGCCTTTGCTGATTTCAGGAAGAAGCAGCTCGGAGGATGGGGTGTTGCTCAGATAGCTGCTGGCACTGGGCTTACTGTATATGCCATATGGGTGGGAATCATTCAACCAGGCTTCCGGAAAGTCCCCTTGAGGCTACAG GTCCCGTACATTCCTGCCAGCAGAGCTCAAGTAGCTCATGTCATGACACTGTTGAGAGGCCGTAAGGGGGGCCTTGTGGATCTGGGATCTGGTGATGGCCGCATT GTCTTGGAAGCACATCAGCAGGGTTTCACTCCTGCTATTGGTTATGAGCTCAACCCTTGGCTTGTTCGCCTGTCCCACTTTAATGCCTGGAGAGCAGGACATCATGAGAAAGTGTCGTACCGAAAGGAAGATCTCTGGAAG GTCGACTTGAGAGAATGCAGAAATGTCACAGTATTTCTGGCTCCTAGTGTG CTTTCATTACTGCAGCAGAAGTTACATACTGAGCTTCCTAATGATGCTTTAGTGGTAGCTGGTCGTTTTCCCTTTCCTGACTGGACACCCTGCAGGATTGAGGGACATGGTGTGGACAGAGCCTGGGCATATAGCATGCAGGCACAAAGACAGCACACCTCCAAGAAAAATGACAAGCTTACAGAAAGCAACCTTAACAATGAACTAACCAAGGAGGAATGA
- the xpo6 gene encoding exportin-6: MASEEESLRALESLMTEFFHSCTTNERKREIEELLNNFAQQTGAWRHCLFFLSNTRNEYVMMYSLTVFENLVNKMWIGVASQDKMEIRSCLPKLLLAQHKSVPFFIRNKLCKVIVDIGRQDWPMFYHDFFTNTLQLIQSPALASLGLMMLKTTSEELACPREDLSVARKDELRKLLLEQVPTVLGLLTGILETYWDKHSVIASTPPPSPTSGESVELLGSLFQGSQYSKLLCQPMAALDNESQQLCCLVLECLAHLFSWIPLSTSITPTLLASIFHFARFGCDLRTKAKPGSFISSHTSSNGQLNPGTMPPASNGGGRNGQQSEGNKVDRARLGVYAMTCVNELVSKNCVPMDFEEYLLRMFQQTFFLLQKLTRENNAHTVKTRLQELDESYLEKFTDFLRLFVSVHLRRIESSPQFPIVEFLGLLFKYTFNQPTHEGYFACLEIWSVFLDFLTTKIKSRLADRESVLNRYKDALVLLLREVLNRIQFRYNQAQLEELDDETLDDDQQTEWQRYLRQSLEVVAKVMELLPSHAFSTLFPVLQDNLDVYLGLQQFIVTTGTSRRLNITAENDCRRLHCSLRDLSSLLQAVGRLAEHFIGEVFAARFNDALAVVERLVEVTCYGSQTSLYDLETAVPSVLKPDLTDVHAQALAALQAYSHWLAQFYSEVHTQNQSQFMNLITSTIDASSPLITAKVPEKLLLSACHLMVSITSTVRPVFLVSLPAVRNIFNLITTENQPRRLPQEAHMLVCRALSNMLLLPWPNLQESEQQWQTRSSNHASLLGALTREYKGIRGTVNNTPRQPDLDNMKAVIHQTLPVLRDIVDSISGESTKSRQICYQSLQESVQVSLSLFPVFIQQPDVTDEMLAFFLTLFQALRVQMGVAFTGQIIHTFLSMFTREQLAASILQEGSAGCRVVQKFLKILQVVVQEPGQAFKPFLPNILSLCMEQVYPVVAERSSPDIKAELFELLYQILHQNWRYFFKTSVLTSVQRGAAEDTMENEAQFTAAMQAFGQSFLQPDIHIFKQNICYLESLNSKHKLYHRKLFRTSMLFHFINVLLQVLLHKSHDLLQEEITLAIYNMASVDFDAFYSAFMPEFLNGCQGVDSSQRAVLARNFKLERDLPSFTQSVQRLVNDLRYYRLCNSSLPTGTIKL; this comes from the exons ATG GCTTCAGAGGAGGAGTCACTGCGTGCATTGGAGAGCCTTATGACTGAATTCTTTCACAGCTGCACAACCAATGAGCGAAAGAGAGAAATAG aagagctgctgaatAACTTTGCACAGCAGACTGGAGCGTGGCGCCACTGCTTGTTCTTTCTTTCCAACACTCGGAATGAGTATGTAATGATGTACAGCCTCACAGTATTTGAA AACCTGGTGAACAAGATGTGGATTGGTGTTGCTTCACAAGACAAGATGGAGATTCGCAGCTGTCTGCCCAAACTCCTACTTGCTCAGCACAAATCGGTGCCCTTTTTTATCCGTAACAAACTCTGCAAAGTCATTGTGGACATTGGTCGCCAAGACTGGCCAATGTTTTATCATGATTTCTTTACAAACACCCTTCAG TTGATCCAGTCTCCAGCTCTGGCTTCGTTGGGGTTGATGATGTTGAAAACCACATCGGAGGAACTTGCGTGTCCTCGAGAAGACCTGAGTGTCGCCAGGAAAGATGAGTTGCGTAAACTGCTGCTGGAGCAGGTACCGACAGTGCTTGGACTGTTGACGG GTATTCTGGAGACATATTGGGACAAACACAGTGTCATAGCttccacccctcctccctcgCCCACCTCAGGGGAAAGTG TGGAATTGCTGGGCAGTTTGTTTCAGGGCAGTCAGTACTCAAAGCTGCTTTGCCAGCCCATGGCAGCATTGGACAATGAGAGTCAGCAGCTCTGTTGTCTCGTTTTGGAGTGTTTGGCTCACCTGTTCAGCTGGATCCCTCTGTCCACAAGCATCACACCCACCCTGCTGgcatccatttttcattttgcacgTTTTGGTTGTGATCTTCGGACAAAGGCCAAGCCAGGGTCCTTCATCTCCTCACACACCTCCTCTAATGGTCAGCTTAATCCTGGGACAATGCCACCAGCATCAAATGGAGGAGGGCGAAACGGACAGCAGAGTGAGGGCAACAAGGTGGATCGTGCCCGGCTTGGTGTTTACGCCATGACCTGTGTCAACGAGCTTGTGTCAAAGAACTGTGTTCCAATGGATTTTGAAGAGTACCTGTTGCGCATGTTCCAGCAGACCTTCTTCCTCCTGCAGAAGCTGACACGAGAGAATAACGCTCATACAGTCAAGACCCGCCTGCAAGAACTTGATGAGAG TTACTTGGAAAAGTTCACAGATTTTCTGCGCCTGTTTGTCAGTGTTCACTTGAGGCGAATTGAGTCCAGTCCTCAGTTTCCAATTGTAGAGTTTCTTGGCCTGCTTTTCAAGTACACCTTCAACCAG CCTACCCATGAAGGCTACTTTGCCTGTTTGGAGATATGGAGTGTGTTTCTGGATTTTCTTACAACCAAAATCAAAAGCAGACTCGCTGACAGAGAAAGTGTTCTAAATAG GTACAAAGATGCCTTAGTTCTTCTGTTAAGGGAAGTACTGAATCGCATTCAGTTCAGATACAATCAGGCCCAGTTAGAAGAGCTGGATGATGAAACTCTGGATGATGAC CAACAGACGGAGTGGCAAAGGTACCTGCGTCAGAGTCTGGAGGTGGTTGCCAAGGTGATGGAGCTGCTCCCATCCCATGCATTTTCTACTTTG tTTCCAGTCCTCCAAGATAATCTGGACGTATACCTGGGTTTGCAGCAGTTTATTGTCACCACTGGCACAA GTCGGAGGCTTAATATCACAGCAGAGAATGATTGCCGGCGACTTCATTGTTCGCTCAGGGACCTCAGCTCTCTACTTCAAGCTGTCGGACGCTTGGCTGAGCATTTCATTGGAGAGGTTTTTGCTGCACGTTTCAATGACGCCCTGGCAGTGGTGGAGAG GTTGGTCGAAGTGACGTGCTACGGCTCTCAGACCAGCCTTTATGACCTGGAGACCGCTGTGCCTTCTGTGCTCAAGCCAGACCTCACTGATGT acaTGCACAGGCCCTTGCCGCTTTGCAAGCCTACTCTCATTGGCTTGCACAGTTCTACAGTGAGGTCCACACTCAAAACCAGAGCCAGTTCATGAACCTCATCACATCTACAATAGATGCCAGTAGCCCTCTCATCACAGCAAAG GTACCTGAAAAGTTGCTGCTCTCAGCATGCCATCTGATGGTTTCCATAACCTCTACAGTTCGGCCTGTGTTTCTGGTGTCTTTGCCAGCTGTTCGAAACATATTCAACCTCATTACGACTGAAAATCAGCCCCGCAGACTTCCCCAAGag GCTCACATGTTAGTGTGTAGGGCTTTGTCCAACATGCTACTACTCCCGTGGCCAAATTTACAAGAGAGTGAGCAGCAGTGGCAAACGCGCTCCAGCAACCATGCCAGCTTGTTGGGAGCACTCACTCGAGAATATAAGGGAATAAGAGGGACAGTGAACAATACTCCACGGCAACCCGATCTGGATAACA TGAAAGCAGTGATACATCAGACCCTGCCTGTCCTTAGAGACATCGTGGACAGCATCTCTGGGGAATCCACCAAATCACGTCAGATCTGTTACCAGAGTCTTCAGGAGTCTGTCCAAGTGTCCCTCAGCCTCTTCCCAGTCTTTATTCAGCAGCCTG ATGTGACAGATGAGATGTTGGCCTTCTTCTTGACGCTGTTTCAGGCGTTGCGAGTCCAGATGGGTGTTGCCTTCACAGGACAGATTATCCACACTTTCCTCAGCATGTTCACAAG GGAACAGCTAGCAGCCAGTATCCTGCAAGAGGGCAGTGCCGGATGTAGAGTGGTCCAGAAGTTCCTGAAAATCCTACAGGTGGTGGTGCAAGAGCCTGGTCAAGCTTTCAAGCCCTTCCTACCCAACATCCTCTCCTTGTGCATGGAGCAGGTTTACCCGGTTGTGGCAGAG CGGTCGTCCCCAGACATCAAGGCAGAGCTGTTTGAGTTGCTATACCAAATACTTCACCAAAACTGGAGGTACTTTTTTAAAACGTCAGTCTTAACAAGTGTCCAAAGAGGAGCAGCGGAAGATACCATGGAAAATGAGGCCCAGTTCACAGCTGCCATGCAG GCTTTTGGACAGTCTTTCCTGCAGCCTGACATCCACATCTTCAAGCAGAATATTTGTTATTTGGAGTCACTCAACAGCAAGCACAAGTTGTACCACAGA AAGCTTTTCCGGACCTCGATGCTCTTCCACTTCATCAACGTTCTGCTGCAAGTCCTTCTTCACAAAAGTCACGACCTTCTTCAGGAGGAAATCACCCTTGCTATTTACAACATGGCCTCTGTAGACTTTGATGCCTTCTACTCGGCCTTCATGCCAGAGTTCCTCAATGGCTGCCAGGGTGTGGACTCCAGCCAACGAGCTGTTCTAGCACGCAACTTCAAGCTTGAACGG GACTTGCCTTCGTTCACTCAAAGCGTGCAGCGACTGGTGAATGACCTTCGCTACTACAGACTGTGTAATAGTAGCCTGCCAACTGGCACCATCAAACTATAG
- the nme4 gene encoding nucleoside diphosphate kinase, mitochondrial — MVLLQRCVFKRIFQFYSGNEGNTRRLLPAAFLNAAGHRSNSTMPDVRERTLIAVKPDGVQRRLVGQIIQRFEQRGFKLVGLKMLQVSDDLLSQHYCELRTKPFYPSLLQYMTSGPVVVMVWEGHKVVQTSRTMVGHTNPAEAQAGTVRGDFSFHVSRNVVHASDSPEGAQREIQLWFQRKELLNWDCCDQTITCEL; from the exons ATGGTTCTGTTGCAGCGCTGCGTTTTTAAGAGGATTTTCCAGTTTTATTCAGGGAATGAAGGAAACACCAGGAGGCTGCTGCCTGCTGCGTTTCTCAATGCTGCTGGCCACAGGAGCAACTCAA CAATGCCAGACGTAAGGGAGCGGACTCTTATTGCTGTAAAGCCAGATGGAGTTCAGCGTCGTCTTGTAGGACAGATAATTCAGCGGTTTGAGCAGCGGGGCTTCAAGCTCGTTGGACTGAAGATGTTGCAG GTGTCTGATGATCTCCTGTCTCAGCACTACTGTGAACTGAGGACGAAGCCCTTCTACCCCAGCCTGCTGCAATACATGACCTCAGGGCctgttgttgtcatg gTGTGGGAAGGGCACAAGGTAGTCCAGACGTCACGTACAATGGTGGGACATACTAACCCAGCGGAGGCCCAGGCAGGCACAGTCAGAGGAGATTTCAGCTTTCATGTCAGCAG GAATGTGGTTCATGCCAGTGATTCTCCGGAGGGGGCACAGAGGGAGATCCAGCTGTGGTTTCAGAGAAAGGAGCTCCTGAACTGGGACTGCTGTGACCAGACCATCACCTGTGAGCTGTGA